TAAACATCCTGTGGTAGGAGGGGCAGTTCTGCAGTGAAGAAGGAATTTCTTTTGAGTGAGCGGGGAAGCAAAAGCCATTGTTATGAGCAGATAAATGCTATGATCCAACTGCGCTTTTAAAAggcgctgggcgtggtggcccatatctgtaatcccagcactgtgggaagctgaggtgggtagattgcttgagcttaagagtttgagaccatcctgggcaaaatggtgaaactccatctctaccaaaaatacaaaaagattaactgggtgtggtggtgtgcacctgtggtcccagttactcaggaggcagcggtgggaggattgcttgagtccaagaagcagaggttgcagtgaggtgagatcgtgccattgcactccagcctgctgacagagTCAGACGCcgtatcaatcaatcaatcaataaaaataaaaggatcctTCTGGTGGCTTTGTGGTGAGAACAGACTGAAGGAGGCCAGGCCCATCCCAGGGAGGCCGCAGTAATGAGGTGAGGTGGTCTGATTCTGGATAACACTTGAAGGTAGAGCCTCCCAGTGATGGCTGGGAATCAAGGACAGTCCCATGAATGAAAGTCtttaggagaaaaggaaaaaacaatcaCCCATATATCGCCACACTAACCCTGTTTCCTTCAgcgaggtgttttgttttgtttttcttgagacattatatattttcaaatctaaATAGAGCCAGATATATCCTTCAGGTTCTGGCTAAAATTCTTCATCCTCAAAGactttattggccaggcacagtggctcatgcctgtaatcccagcatttcaggaggtcaaggaaggaggattgggctgagcccaggagttcgagaccagccagggcaacatattgagacaccatctctacaaaaaaaaaatttaagttagccaggcgtggtgacacacacttgtagtcccagctactttggaggccgaggtgagaggatcccttaacctgggagatggaggctgcagtaagccaagattgcaccactgtatcctccagcctgtgtgacagggcaagacactgtctctttaaaaaaaatttaaaaagggcctggcgcggtgcctcatgcctctaatcccagcactttgggaggccgaggcgggcggatcacctgaggtcaggagtttgagaccagcctggccgacatggcaaaaacctgtctctactaaaaatacaaaaattagcctggcataatGGCAGGCActtaatctcagctatttgggaggctgaggcaggagaatcatgtgaacctgggaggtggaggttgcagtgagctgagactgtgccagtgccctccagcctgggcaaaggagcaagcctcccatctcaaaaaaaaaaaaaaaaaaaaaaaagaaaagaagattctGTGGACGAGAGGGAGGTCATGAGTGCAGGATTAGAGGCAGTAATGGCAGGAAGTCCGAGTTTGAGTCCTAGCAAGGGGAACTGCGCAGACAACAGGACAGGCATGGGCTAATGTGCACTTTCTAATGAGAGGGGCTTATAGTTTTTGCAGGATTCTCGAAGGGAGccatgcccccaccccccaattaAGAGCTACTATATCACGTTTCTAATTCTGACAAGACAGAAACAAGCAAGGTGGAAATCTTGGGCTCGAGAGATGGGGAGTAGAGGAGCTAGGAGCCCAGCGTTCTTGAACCTGCCTCTCCCATCCGATGGCAGTCACCTGGGCTCCTAGCATGGGGCATTGCCACTCACTTGCTGACACCCTTGTCCACTGATGCGACCTCCATCCTGGCACCAGTCTCACCATGTCATCTCTGCTGCTGAGCCTTCCTCTTGAAGCCTTCAGCAATTCCTCAGCCCTCTGGTTTCCCTCTCCCCCCAGTCTTTAAATGTCTGATTCCACAggactctgtcttttttttttttttttctgagacagagtctggctctgttgccaggctggagttcagtggcgtgatctcggctcactgcaacctccgactcctgggtttaagcaattctcctgcctcagcctcctgaggagctgggactacaggcgcctgccaccacatctggctaatttttgtgtttttagtagagatggggtttcaccatgttggccaggatggtatcaatctcttgatctcgtgatccacccgcctcagcctcccaaagtgctgggattacaggcgtgagccactgcgcccggccagggctCTGTCTTCTGTTCTCactctgccttttcttttcttttctttttttttttttgagatggaatctcactctgtcgcccaggctggagtgcagtggtgcaatcttggatcactgcaaactctgccttctggattcaagcggttcttctgcctcagtctcccaagtagttgggattacaggtgctcaccagcacgcctggctaatttttgtttttagtatagatggggtttcaccatgttggccaggctggtctcgaactctggacctcaggtgatccacctgcctcagcctcccaaagtgctgggattataggcatgagtcactgccccCAGCCTCACTCTATCTTTTCTAGATCATCTCATCTCCTCCCAAAGTTTTGAATACTCTGCATTGCATGATTTCCAGTATTTTTTCTTATCCCTTGGAAATTCTATAATCATTGAAAGAGCTCTTTCATCcttaaacaggtttttttttttaaatcatgtgttGCTCTTATGAATATAAGCAAAATTCATTGGTTTTCCTAAAACTTCTCCACATTAGCATTGCGAATTACTTTCCATTTGGAGTCACTAATGTCTGTGCTTTTCAAATAAGATTGGTCCCTCTACGTTCAATAGCGTCAGTCTTCTAGTATTTCTTAAATGAACCCATAAAAGAACTAAAAGCTGTTGGCACTGGGCTCTTAAGCTGCCCTCGAAATTATAAAGGGCTagcccgcttttttttttttttttttttttttgagacagagtctcactctgtcgctcgggctggagtgcagtggcgcaatcttggctcactgcaacctccgcctcccaggctcaaggattctcttgcctcagctttccaagtagctgggaatataggctcctgccaccacgcttagctaatttttgtatttttagtagacagggggtttcaccatgttagccaggctggtctcgaactcccgacctcaggtgatccatccgcctcagtctcccaaagtgctgcaattacaggcattagccaccgcacccagccccgctctttttaaaaaagtaaactttaacaCAGGCAAAAAAGCATAGTTCATAAGTCTACACCTTGATGAATTACCCAAAATGAACACACACCTAAGAGAACCATAGCATCCCAGAAGCTACTCTCCTGCCCCTTTCCAAAATTAACCCCTTCAAGGGAATCACTGTCCTGACCTCTCATCATAGATTGGTttctgcctgtttttgaactttatataatggaatcatacagGAGTACCCTTTTGTCACATGAAAACTGTCTGATAGGCcagactcacgcctgtaatcccagcatgttgggtgGTCGAggaggctggatcacttgaggtcaggagtttgagaccagcctggacaacatggcgaaaccccatctctattaaaaatagccggggccatgcctgtaatcccagctactcgggagactgaggcaggagaatcacttgaactcgggaggcagaggttgcagtgagccgagattgcgccactgcactccagcctccatcacaaaaaacaaacaaacaaacacaaaaaactgtCTGATAGAGATGCCCTGTCCAAAGATGAAAGGGAGGCCTGGGGACTGTATCGGAGGGAGTGTGAGACACAGGACAAATGCTCATTACTGCATCCTCATGCATCACAGAAGGATTTGGACTCTCCCATCCTGGGAGTCTCTGATTCCAGGTTCAATTGGCTAAAGGTGTTTATCAAATTACCCTGTTTAATAACATGgggcacattttaaaaagacGCACTTACATCCATCATATaggcaaaaagtaaaaagatggatAACACCTAATGCTGGGGAGGGTGTGGGACAAGGACATTTCCATTTACTGTACTATTATGAAAGCATCTGAtagaggctgggagcagtggctcatacctgtaatctcagcactttgggaagccaaggcgggtggatcacctgaggtcacgagttttagaccagcctggccaacatggtgaaatcccatctctactaaaaatacaaaaagttagccaggcatggtggcacacacctgtagtcccagctacttgggaggctgaggcgggagaatcgcttgagcccaggaggttgcagtgagctgagatcatgccactgcactccagcctgggcgacagagcaagactccatctcaaaaacaaacaaacacacaaactcaAACAAAAATTTATATCTGCATACTTTCTGACCAGCTCACCTACTTACTAGAAATCTATgtactatgcctcagtttcctcatttctaaaatggggataacagtgCCTACCCCAGTTagctgctgtgaagattaaaggagGACACACCgcacccacccacacccacagGCACCAGAGCACCTGGTATTTAGGTGTTAACTCTTACCTTTGTTTGGTACATTGGGGAGATTTACCTGATGTTTTCCCAAAAGACCTGCAAGACACTAATTTATTCCTACCAAGTAAAACATGGCTcaggaaaatgaaactggatcagTGTCTCTCTAAAACAGCCCAAGAAGCAGGCCAAGGAGATGGACAAGGAAGATAAATCTTTGGCCCTGGTCACAGGCCGAATTAAGAAATCCAGCAAGGTGGGGCGCAGTGGCataggcttgtaatcccaggacttggggaggctgaggcagtcggattgcttgagtctcggagttcaagaccagcctaggcaacacagtgaaaccctgtctttatatatatatgtatgtgtgtgtgtgtgtgtgtatatgtgtgtatgtatatatacataatatgtatatatgtatacgtatgtatatatacacatatatacacatacatatatacacatatatacatatatacatatatacacatatatacatatatatacacacacacatacacacacataaaatatatattatatataatatataactatatataggccaggtgcggtggctgatgcctgtaatgccagcactttgggaggccgaggcgggcagatcacttgaggtcaggagttcaaaaccagcctggccaacatggtgaaaccccgtctctactaaaaatacaaaaaattagcggggcatggttgGTGGTgcatgctgaggcaggagaatcgcttgaacctgggaggcggagcttgcagtgagccgggatcacaccactgcactccatccagtctgggcgacagagcgagactccgtctcaaaacaaaaccaacaacaacaacaacaacaacaaactaaaaTCTTACAAAAAGCGACCTGTTCCACTGTCCCTTGGGCCTGCGGTGATGGTGGGCCTGACTCCATTCGTCTTTAAACATCTCTATTCCCGGCCACATCTTTGGCCACCTATGCTCGAATAAAGTGTTGTCTTGGAGCCTGTTGTAAATTTAAGAAtaaacttttgttaaaaaaaaatacagtggctCATCATCTCTTGAGTTGTTTTCACTCAGCCACTCCTACCTTAGCTgtgaacttaaagtaaaacaagCCCCCAGAATCTTGCCAGTCAGCCCTTTGATCTTTGTTCTCCCCTGAACTCTATTACCTGGAATTAAAACAAcgcatttgaaaaaaagaaaaacaagcaagttTCTGAGCTCACCCTATACCCGCTGAACAGAATGACTGCGGTGGCGCCCCAGAACCTCTCACAGGCCTCTCAGCTGCTGCTAATGCCCGCCGAAGCCCCGACGCCCGGATAAGGCCAGGGCTGCCGGACCAGCTGCGGGCACTGGAGGACCCTGGGCTAGAGGGCGCCACTCTCGCCCGGCTCGCGCCTCGGCTCCCGGAAAAGCAGCTCTGTCCGCCGTTCGGCTGCGCTCACCTCCTTTCCGCTTCCGGTGTCCCCTACAGTCATGGCTGCCGCCGTCGCTGCTGCCGGTGCAGGGGAACCCCAGTCCCCGGACGAATTGCTCCCGAAAGGCGACGCGGAGAAGCctgaggaggagctggaggaggacGACGATGAGGAGGTACTAGGGCCTCGCGGGGTGCAGAGCGGGAAGCGGGCCCGCTCGTGGGTGTGGGATCCGCGTGGTACGGGATCGGAGCGAAGCGGCTGCTTTGGGAGGCGGGGTTAGGGGCCCTGCTGGGCCCTGGGTGCCCTAGCTCCAGTGGGGCTCGGCGGCTCCCAGTGCCGCAGCGGGGCCAGGAATGGATGTCGCTTTTTCGGCTAAGACCCGCGTCTACTCCACCACAGCTAGATGAGACCCTGTCGGAGAGACTATGGGGCCTGACGGAGATGTTTCCGGAGAGGGTCCGGTCCGCGGCCGGAGCCACTTTTGATCTTTCCCTCTTTGTGGCTCAGAAAATGTACAGGTAAGGAACGAGGGCAAAGGCACTGGGTACGTGCATGGGATGGTCGTGGTGCTGTGAAAGAACACGGGGTTTGGAAGCAGCAGACCCGTGTTGGGTGACCTTGGGCTTGTACCCTATCCTTtcttagtttcctcttctgtaaaatggggattctTACCTGGCAGGGGAGTTGTGGGGGTTATTTCAGATTGTTGGAGATAATTAATGAATAAGGAGCTTTGTAAGAACTCAGGAGAATGTTAAACCGCCATCACTAGATGATACAGCTACCATAGCTGCTCCTCCTGTCTCTGGTAGGAGTATGGTGTAAGGAGCGGGTAGAATACATTTATCAAAAACATTGGAGTATGTAATGTGAGAGGTTTGGTTACTGGGTAGTTCTTGCCTGTTTTGTTTGCATGTCTTCATGCTCACCCTCTGGGGATTTTCCTCTGCAGGTTTTCCAGGGCAGCCTTGTGGATTGGGACCACTTCCTTTATGATCCTGGTTCTTCCCGTTGTCTTTGAGACGGAGAAGTTGCAAATGGAGCAACAGCAGCAACTGCAGCAGCGGCAGGTGAGCCCAGACCTTGGGCTTTTTGCCAGTGGTGGAGACGCAAGTTATTTCACTAACACattggtccccaacctttttggcaccagggactggtttcatggaacaCAGTTTTTACATGGATGGTGGGTTGGGGGTGGCCAGGGGTCAGGGGGTGGTTCTGGATGATTCAAGTgcgttacatttattgtgcactgaatttctattattacattgtaatatataatgaaataattctataACGTAGAAtgagtgggagccctgagcttgttttcctgcaactagacagtcctgtctgggggtgatgggagacagtgacagatcatca
Above is a genomic segment from Pan troglodytes isolate AG18354 chromosome 23, NHGRI_mPanTro3-v2.0_pri, whole genome shotgun sequence containing:
- the TOMM22 gene encoding mitochondrial import receptor subunit TOM22 homolog, with product MAAAVAAAGAGEPQSPDELLPKGDAEKPEEELEEDDDEELDETLSERLWGLTEMFPERVRSAAGATFDLSLFVAQKMYRFSRAALWIGTTSFMILVLPVVFETEKLQMEQQQQLQQRQILLGPNTGLSGGMPGALPSLPGKI